One Rhizophagus irregularis chromosome 5, complete sequence DNA window includes the following coding sequences:
- a CDS encoding Eukaryotic translation initiation factor eIF-1 produces the protein MSEIQNLQTYDPFADTGEEEAGQPQGYIHIRIQQRNGRKTLTTVQGLPSEYDQKKLLKAFKKEFACNGTLVQDEELGQIIQLQGDQRLKVQNFLGDNGIDKNIIKIHGF, from the exons ATGTCCGAGATCCAAAATCTTCAAACTTACG ACCCTTTCGCTGATACCGGTGAAGAAGAAGCAGGACAACCCCAAGGGTATATTC ATATTCGTATACAACAGAGAAACGGAAGAAAGACTTTGACTACTGTTCAAGGTTTACCTAGTGAATATGatcaaaagaaattgttaaaaGCTTTCAAAAAG gaattcGCTTGTAATGGTACACTTGTGCAAGATGAGGAGCTTGGACAAATAATCCAACTTCAAGGTGACCAACGTCTCAAAGTCCAAAACTTTCTTGGGGACAACGGCATCGACAAAAATATCATCAAGATTCACGGTTTCTAG
- a CDS encoding Glutaredoxin-1 — translation MSQIKDRVEKLIQTNPVMMFSKSFCPYCKKAKATLKELNVEPGICELDEDSEGRAIQDYLKEKTSQNTVPNIFIKGQHVGGCDDLLAAKDNGSLSKMIAAL, via the exons ATGAGTCAAATAAAAGATCGTGTTGAA aAACTTATTCAGACAAATCCTGTTATGATGTTTAGTAAAAGTTTTTGTCCATATTGTAAAAAAGCAAAAGCTACTTTGAAAGAACTTAACGTTGAACCTGGAATTTGCGAATTAGATGAAGATT CCGAAGGAAGAGCTATTCAAGATTATCTTAAGGAGAAAACTAGCCAAAATACCGTACCAAACATTTTTATCAAGGGTCAACACGTTGGAG GATGTGATGATCTTTTAGCTGCTAAAGACAATGGATCCCTTAGTAAAATGATTGCGgctctttaa